The Elaeis guineensis isolate ETL-2024a chromosome 13, EG11, whole genome shotgun sequence genome includes a region encoding these proteins:
- the LOC140853068 gene encoding uncharacterized protein encodes MERDQQLKHCCKVCRKSFPCGRSLGGHMRSHLALNSLTEAEERLQSSRSSIGVGAGYGLRENPKKTWRLSDSGGDRSPRQAKLCKKCGKVFPSWKSLFGHMRCHQEKSHHNLEEGEEQDKELEEQEGSWSAGGQSDNETLIPRRRRRSRQVASIPGSSSPVLESKKEQENVALSLMMLSSDTGFWSGISPVAESSDKNSVVLEDLGSEGDEIGKAKKRSEFIASRNGDKGDGLKKMESDVSNDDDNGFVKDDEFKKPKAYASDTDEFEYSYEASRKGSLEKKDLNCGLAELGRKTRFDQWHSVVGKYSKLGSRSEIGVSNGEFSKVSLKRGRYECATCNKFFPSYQALGGHRASHKRIKGCFASRIEGSENSLETDASIEPAQFEESIHKNVGIDTSSEASKKVKSHECPICGKVFSSGQALGGHKRSHLVASSDGGGLTNQAIVIQQQPPGLLDLLDLNLPAPTDEGSNNTDGNLKLKSWWVGRNHEHESLSGPHLELMKMLKKMQRVYIFMR; translated from the coding sequence atggagagagatcAGCAGCTCAAGCATTGCTGCAAGGTTTGTAGGAAGAGCTTCCCCTGTGGGAGATCTTTGGGAGGCCACATGAGGTCCCACTTGGCACTGAACTCCCTGACCGAGGCCGAGGAGAGGCTGCAGAGCAGCAGGAGCTCCATTGGGGTGGGAGCTGGCTATGGCTTGAGGGAGAACCCAAAGAAGACTTGGCGGCTATCGGATTCTGGAGGTGATCGCTCCCCGAGGCAAGCCAAGCTCTGCAAGAAGTGTGGAAAAGTTTTCCCTTCTTGGAAGTCTCTCTTCGGGCACATGAGGTGCCATCAGGAGAAGTCCCACCACAACTTGGAGGAGGGAGAAGAGCAAGACAAAGAATTGGAGGAGCAGGAGGGTTCCTGGAGTGCAGGAGGCCAATCTGATAACGAGACATTGATTCCAAGGAGGAGAAGGAGATCGAGGCAAGTAGCATCGATCCCGGGCTCATCGTCACCGGTGTTGGAGTCCAAGAAGGAGCAAGAGAATGTGGCACTAAGCCTCATGATGCTGTCAAGCGACACTGGGTTCTGGAGTGGCATCAGCCCGGTTGCCGAGTCCTCTGATAAGAATTCAGTGGTATTGGAGGATTTAGGCTCTGAGGGGGATGAGATTGGGAAGGCAAAGAAGAGATCTGAATTCATTGCTTCAAGAAATGGGGATAAGGGAGATGGGCTAAAGAAGATGGAATCTGATGTTTCTAATGATGATGATAATGGTTTTGTTAAGGATGATGAGTTCAAGAAGCCAAAGGCTTATGCTTCCGACACCGACGAATTCGAGTACTCCTATGAGGCATCAAGGAAAGGCTCTCTCGAGAAGAAGGATCTGAATTGTGGTCTGGCTGAATTGGGGAGGAAGACTAGATTTGATCAATGGCATTCGGTGGTTGGGAAGTATAGCAAATTAGGATCAAGGTCTGAGATTGGTGTTTCCAATGGTGAATTCAGTAAGGTTTCTTTGAAGAGAGGCCGATACGAATGCGCTACATGCAACAAGTTCTTCCCTTCTTACCAAGCTCTCGGAGGTCACCGAGCTAGCCACAAGAGGATCAAGGGCTGCTTTGCATCGAGGATTGAAGGCAGCGAGAACAGCTTGGAGACAGATGCTTCTATCGAACCAGCACAATTCGAAGAATCAATCCACAAGAATGTGGGCATTGATACTAGCTCTGAAGCATCAAAGAAGGTCAAGAGTCATGAATGCCCAATCTGTGGCAAGGTTTTCTCATCAGGGCAAGCTTTGGGGGGTCACAAGAGGTCCCACTTGGTCGCGAGCTCCGATGGTGGAGGCCTCACTAATCAGGCTATTGTAATTCAGCAGCAGCCTCCGGGGCTGCTGGATTTGCTTGATCTGAATCTCCCAGCTCCCACTGATGAAGGTTCTAATAATACTGATGGGAATCTCAAGCTCAAGTCTTGGTGGGTTGGAAGAAACCACGAGCATGAGTCACTTTCGGGACCTCATCTCGAACTGATGAAGATGCTGAAGAAGATGCAGAGAGTGTACATATTCATGAGATAA
- the LOC105055983 gene encoding UDP-glucose 6-dehydrogenase 4, translating into MVKICCLGAGYVGGPTMAVIALKCPSIEVVVVDISVARISAWNSDQLPIYEPGLDDVVKQCRGRNLFFSTDLEKHVSEADIIFVSVNTPTKTRGLGAGKAADLTYWESAARMIADVAKSDKIVVEKSTVPVKTAEAIEKILTHNSRGINFQILSNPEFLAEGTAIQDLFQPDRVLIGGRETPEGQKAVRALKDVYANWVPEDRILTTNLWSAELSKLAANAFLAQRISSVNAISALCEATGANVAEVAFSVGKDTRIGPKFLNASVGFGGSCFQKDILNLVYICECNGLPEVANYWKQVIKINDYQKSRFVNRVVSSMFNTVAGKKIAVLGFAFKKDTGDTRETPAIDVCKGLLGDKAKISIYDPQVTEDQIQRDLAMNKFDWDHPIHLQPMSPTAVKQVTVTWDAYEATKGAHGVCILTEWDEFKSLDYKKIYDNMQKPAFVFDGRNVVDPEKLREIGFIVYSIGKPLDPWLKDMPAVA; encoded by the coding sequence ATGGTGAAGATCTGCTGCCTTGGAGCCGGCTATGTTGGTGGCCCAACCATGGCTGTCATCGCCCTTAAGTGCCCATCCATTGAAGTGGTTGTTGTTGACATCTCTGTTGCCCGTATCTCAGCATGGAACAGCGACCAGCTCCCAATCTACGAGCCTGGCCTTGACGATGTGGTCAAGCAGTGCCGAGGGAGGAACCTGTTTTTCAGTACGGATCTTGAAAAGCATGTATCCGAGGCTGACATCATATTTGTCTCAGTGAACACACCCACCAAAACCCGTGGCCTTGGTGCGGGCAAGGCTGCTGATCTCACCTACTGGGAGAGTGCAGCCCGTATGATTGCTGATGTCGCCAAGTCCGACAAGATCGTGGTCGAGAAGTCCACGGTCCCTGTCAAGACCGCTGAGGCCATCGAGAAGATCTTGACCCACAACAGCAGAGGCATCAACTTTCAGATCCTATCAAACCCAGAATTCCTCGCGGAAGGCACGGCTATCCAAGATCTATTCCAGCCTGATCGAGTGTTGATCGGTGGCCGGGAGACACCAGAAGGCCAGAAGGCCGTTCGGGCTCTGAAGGATGTCTATGCCAACTGGGTGCCTGAGGATCGGATTTTAACAACCAATCTGTGGTCGGCAGAGCTATCAAAGCTTGCAGCCAATGCCTTCTTGGCTCAGAGGATCTCATCTGTGAATGCCATCTCCGCGCTTTGTGAGGCCACCGGGGCCAATGTGGCTGAGGTGGCCTTTTCGGTGGGGAAGGATACAAGAATCGGACCCAAGTTCCTAAATGCCAGTGTTGGTTTCGGAGGTTCCTGCTTCCAAAAGGATATCCTTAATCTAGTCTACATTTGCGAGTGCAATGGCCTTCCTGAGGTGGCCAACTACTGGAAGCAGGTCATCAAGATCAATGATTACCAGAAGAGCCGGTTTGTGAACCGTGTGGTGTCTTCCATGTTCAACACCGTTGCCGGTAAGAAAATTGCTGTGCTCGGGTTTGCATTCAAGAAGGACACCGGAGACACGAGGGAGACTCCGGCAATTGATGTCTGCAAGGGCCTGTTGGGTGACAAGGCCAAGATCAGCATCTATGACCCCCAGGTGACAGAGGACCAGATCCAACGTGACCTCGCAATGAACAAGTTCGACTGGGACCACCCAATCCACCTCCAGCCGATGAGCCCGACGGCAGTGAAGCAGGTGACCGTGACCTGGGATGCATATGAGGCCACAAAGGGAGCTCATGGGGTCTGCATCCTGACCGAATGGGACGAGTTCAAGTCGCTCGACTACAAGAAAATCTATGACAACATGCAGAAGCCGGCATTCGTATTTGATGGGCGCAATGTCGTGGATCCAGAAAAGCTGAGGGAAATTGGCTTCATTGTTTACTCAATTGGGAAGCCACTGGATCCTTGGCTCAAGGACATGCCTGCTGTGGCCTAA